The Bacillus sp. DX3.1 genome has a segment encoding these proteins:
- a CDS encoding glycosyltransferase, whose protein sequence is MYTYYLIAPSPWQGEGGLHYRRHKVTKFLLGLPSTQKVKWIYCIRDETVKEIQKNVLPNGICEYGVPSHISRNKEALFTIIDDELEKETHNILWFTFPEFSELSELRVWDCITYDCSDLWNKSWTTDEQVDGIPDEMKIFKCADVLVASSEYLADYIKNVASRSAHVIENMVEFERFHLSLPPTETELDHIPYPRLGFVGGMKEKVDFGLLCSLAEKRSDYNIVLIGPAPFGVPEDLQRLLNFPNVHALGGRSYDELPNILYGLNIGLLPYKPMEYNKAVFPEKFFEYLATDLPMVGSGLPSTRKYEEEGVYYLAQSNIEDFIKGCEKALKWEKDNKYIEIRIKKAEKHNQSHKIKEWVDIVWNTIVSHFTQAK, encoded by the coding sequence ATGTACACTTATTATCTGATTGCTCCCTCTCCATGGCAAGGAGAAGGTGGATTACACTATCGACGTCATAAAGTGACAAAATTTTTGCTGGGTCTTCCAAGTACTCAAAAAGTCAAATGGATATATTGTATACGAGATGAGACAGTCAAGGAAATTCAGAAAAACGTATTGCCAAATGGAATTTGCGAATATGGGGTTCCAAGTCATATTTCTCGGAACAAGGAAGCTTTGTTTACAATAATTGACGACGAGTTAGAGAAAGAGACACATAATATTCTTTGGTTTACATTCCCTGAATTTTCCGAACTGTCAGAGTTACGAGTTTGGGATTGTATTACTTACGATTGTAGTGATCTATGGAATAAGTCATGGACCACGGATGAACAAGTTGATGGTATTCCTGATGAAATGAAGATTTTTAAATGTGCAGACGTTTTGGTGGCTTCGTCTGAATATTTAGCGGACTATATTAAAAATGTTGCATCTCGTTCGGCTCATGTAATTGAGAATATGGTTGAATTCGAGCGGTTCCATTTATCTCTCCCTCCTACTGAAACTGAGTTGGACCATATTCCTTATCCACGTCTTGGTTTTGTTGGTGGAATGAAGGAGAAAGTTGATTTTGGATTGTTATGTAGCCTGGCTGAGAAGCGATCTGACTATAATATTGTACTGATAGGTCCTGCTCCATTTGGTGTACCAGAGGATTTACAGAGACTGTTGAATTTCCCAAATGTGCATGCGTTGGGGGGACGTTCATATGATGAATTACCAAATATATTGTATGGTTTAAACATTGGTTTGTTGCCGTACAAACCAATGGAATACAACAAAGCTGTGTTTCCTGAAAAATTTTTCGAATATCTTGCTACAGATCTTCCGATGGTTGGTTCCGGATTGCCTTCAACACGGAAGTATGAGGAGGAAGGAGTGTATTACCTTGCACAAAGCAATATAGAAGATTTCATTAAGGGATGCGAGAAAGCTTTAAAATGGGAAAAAGATAACAAATATATAGAAATTAGAATAAAAAAGGCAGAGAAGCATAATCAAAGCCACAAAATAAAAGAATGGGTTGATATAGTATGGAACACGATTGTATCCCATTTTACACAGGCAAAATAA
- a CDS encoding UDP-glucose/GDP-mannose dehydrogenase family protein produces MKRIAVVGTGYVGLVTGVCLSEIGHQVTCLDIDRNKIENMKLGNSLIYEPGLDELMIKNIKAHRLSFTTSKFEACSNAEIIYIAVGTPQNEDGSANIQFVEQVVKDIAKNISHDGVIIVIKSTVPVGTNNKVKQWIKSNLKKEICFEVVSNPEFLREGSAIHDTFYGDRIVVGAESDRAASILEEINKPFGLPVFKTDIFSAEMIKYASNAFLATKISFINEIANICEKLGANIEDIAYGMGLDTRIGSQFLNAGIGYGGACFPKDTRALVQIAGNIEHKFKLLEAVINVNNEQQRRLVEKARSYFYSLKNKKIALLGLSFKPKTDDMREAASIIIAEQLVEDGAKVVAYDPIAMENAKKILGNKIEFATSIRDTLLEADAAFILTEWDEIQNIPLEYYNTLMKNPVVFDGRNCYMLDEVKKHVIEYHSIGRPPVKNLFILANN; encoded by the coding sequence GTGAAAAGAATTGCTGTGGTTGGAACTGGATATGTTGGCTTAGTAACAGGGGTTTGTCTATCGGAAATTGGACATCAAGTTACTTGTTTAGATATAGATAGAAACAAAATTGAGAATATGAAATTAGGAAATTCTTTAATTTATGAGCCTGGATTAGATGAGTTAATGATTAAGAATATAAAAGCTCATCGTTTGAGTTTTACTACTAGTAAATTTGAGGCTTGTTCCAATGCTGAAATAATTTATATTGCTGTTGGCACACCACAAAATGAGGATGGTTCTGCGAATATACAGTTTGTAGAACAAGTAGTAAAAGATATAGCCAAGAATATTTCTCATGATGGTGTAATTATTGTAATAAAAAGTACAGTTCCAGTTGGTACAAATAATAAAGTGAAACAATGGATTAAAAGCAACTTAAAGAAGGAAATTTGTTTTGAGGTTGTCTCAAATCCCGAATTTTTAAGAGAGGGATCGGCTATTCATGATACATTTTATGGAGATCGTATTGTAGTTGGTGCCGAGAGTGACAGAGCAGCTTCGATTTTGGAAGAAATAAATAAGCCATTTGGTTTACCAGTATTTAAAACCGATATCTTTAGTGCTGAGATGATTAAGTATGCTTCAAATGCATTTTTAGCAACTAAGATTAGTTTTATTAACGAAATTGCGAATATTTGTGAGAAATTAGGAGCTAATATCGAAGATATAGCTTATGGTATGGGATTAGATACTCGTATTGGTTCGCAATTTCTAAATGCAGGAATTGGTTACGGAGGGGCTTGTTTTCCGAAAGATACTCGTGCGTTAGTTCAGATTGCGGGTAATATTGAACATAAGTTTAAATTGCTAGAAGCTGTTATTAATGTTAATAATGAGCAACAAAGGAGGCTTGTTGAAAAAGCGCGTTCTTATTTCTATAGTTTAAAAAATAAAAAAATAGCGCTATTAGGGCTATCGTTTAAACCCAAAACTGATGATATGCGTGAAGCAGCTTCAATTATTATTGCAGAGCAATTAGTTGAAGATGGGGCAAAAGTAGTAGCTTATGATCCAATTGCTATGGAAAATGCAAAAAAAATCCTAGGAAATAAGATTGAGTTTGCAACTTCCATACGGGATACATTACTTGAAGCTGATGCTGCATTTATTTTAACCGAATGGGATGAGATTCAGAATATACCTTTGGAATATTATAATACACTAATGAAAAATCCAGTTGTATTTGATGGTCGTAATTGTTATATGCTAGATGAGGTGAAAAAACATGTAATCGAGTATCACTCGATTGGAAGACCGCCAGTAAAGAATTTATTTATCTTGGCAAATAATTAA
- a CDS encoding IS3 family transposase: MLQQLGAIGSHSRKGNCHDNACIESFFSHFKSEMFYLNYYQTKEELIQAIETYIYHYNYKRFQKG, encoded by the coding sequence ATGCTTCAACAGCTAGGCGCCATCGGCAGCCACTCCCGCAAAGGAAACTGCCATGACAATGCTTGCATTGAATCATTCTTCTCTCATTTTAAATCTGAAATGTTTTATCTTAATTATTATCAAACAAAGGAAGAACTAATTCAAGCTATTGAAACATACATCTATCATTACAACTACAAACGATTCCAAAAAGGTTAA
- a CDS encoding IS3 family transposase — protein MGGVLAQTAKYEIIEELRSRYKVTWLVVIAQLNRSSYYKWRSTCTQRQLRLSKDHTLREQIQAIHIKHKEYGYPRMKIALLEAGFLVNHKKVCRLMRELQIQSIIRKKRRFFNGKSSKVFPNVVEQQFRNRKPNEVLVTDITYLPFKDKFLYFSVVQDIYNNEIVAWKLSHRNDLQLVLKTLDLAAQKEMCMEPSSTQIKDSNIHLMLITVCFNS, from the coding sequence ATAGGAGGTGTTCTTGCTCAAACGGCTAAGTACGAGATTATTGAAGAACTACGTTCTCGATACAAAGTAACCTGGCTGGTCGTCATTGCGCAGTTAAATCGATCTAGCTACTATAAGTGGCGCTCAACATGTACGCAAAGACAATTACGCCTTTCAAAGGATCATACATTGCGTGAACAGATTCAAGCCATTCACATAAAACACAAGGAATACGGTTATCCTCGCATGAAAATTGCCTTACTAGAGGCTGGATTTTTAGTGAACCACAAAAAAGTATGTAGACTTATGCGAGAACTTCAAATTCAATCAATCATCCGTAAAAAGCGACGCTTTTTTAACGGGAAATCCTCAAAGGTTTTTCCGAATGTAGTAGAACAACAATTCCGAAACCGCAAACCAAATGAGGTACTTGTCACAGATATCACTTATTTGCCATTCAAAGATAAATTTCTCTATTTCTCGGTCGTTCAAGACATTTATAACAATGAAATCGTTGCTTGGAAACTCTCACATCGTAATGATTTACAACTTGTCCTAAAAACGTTAGATTTAGCAGCACAAAAAGAGATGTGTATGGAACCATCATCCACTCAGATCAAGGATTCCAATATACATCTCATGCTTATTACCGTATGCTTCAACAGCTAG